The Pradoshia eiseniae DNA window TGGGTGGGCATTGCCTGACGATTCCCATCCTTCGCCCATCCTTTGCCCACCCTTCACCCCCATTGCCTGGGCATTGGGTGGGCATTGCCTGACGATTCCCATCCTTCGCCCACCTTTTGACCACCCTTCACCCCCATTGCCTGGGCATAGGGTGGGGATTGCCTGGCTTGTCCCATCCTTCGCCCACCTTTTGACCACCCTTACCACCCATTGCCTGGGCATAGGGTGGGCCATACCTGGCTCGTATCCCCCAGCCCAATCCATCCCAATAAAAAAAGAGAAGCTTTCTCCGCTCCTCTTAAATCAATCAATTCTATTTACAGACTCAAAATATGGAATCCTGAGTCTACATGAATATTTTCACCAGTAATCCCTCTCGATAAAGGGCTGAAGAGGAATAAGGCTGTGTCTCCGACTTCTTCTTGTGTGACTTGTCTTCTGAGTGGTGCTCTTTCCTCAAATACTTTCCGGATGGCGTTGAAATCACCGACCCCTTTAGCTGAGAGCGTTCGAATGGCTCCTGCTGAAATGGAATTTACTCGGATACCGGATGGTCCAAGATCATTAGCCAAATATTTAACGCTCGCTTCTAGGCTCGCTTTGGCTACTCCCATGACATTGTAATTTTGGACAACTCTCTCTCCGCCTAAATACGTAAGGGTAACGATGCTTCCTCCCTCATTCATCATATCTCGGGCAGCTTTTGCAACAGCTGTTAAAGAATAGGCACTGATATTTTGAGCCAACAGGAAGCCTTCCCTGTTCGTGTTTAAATACTCGCCCTTTAATTCCTCTTTGTTGGCAAAAGCGATGCAGTGGGCAATTCCGTCAATTTTCCCGTATTTTTCACGGATGTCAGCAAAGCATTTCTCAATTTCTGTATCACTAGTTACATCACACGGGATAACATATGTATCCTTACCACCCTCAAGGCCGTCAACCAATTCCCGTACGCCTTTTTCCATCCGCTCCCCGGCATATGTAAAAATCAGTCTGGCTCCTGCTTGGTAAAGGGCTGTAGCGATACCCCATGCGATGCTGCGTTTATTAGCTACTCCCATGACGACGATTGTCTTATTATCAACATTAACGTTCATAAAAAGGATTCCTCCCCAATTTAATACATATTATTAGTACCTGATACTAATTTATACTAAGAACCGCCATTATGTAAAGTCTATTTACCAAATTTAACCGATATAGATTTGTTCAATAACTAATCAAGAGTGAAATGGCTTCCCCGCCAAACACAGAATCCTCGGACACCTCGAAGTCGCTGAATTTTATTTCAAGCTGTTTGAACGATATAATGTTTCTATATGAATCAATTGCCATAAAAGCGGCAATCATCGGAAAGAATAAGTGAAATGGAAGGGAGGGTTATGTAATGTATGATTGTATTGGTGATGTACATGGCTGTTATGATGAATGCTTGCAGCTGCTCGAGAAAATGGGCTATCAGATGAAAGATGGCACTCCCCTTCATCCTGAAGGATATATCCCCGTTTTCCTTGGCGACATTACAGATAGAGGTCCAAAATCCGTTGAGATGATAGAATTTGTATGGAAACTTGTTATCGAGAAGAAAATGGCTCTTTATGTGCCTGGAAACCATTGCAATAAATTATATCGCTATTTCCTTGGAAATAAAGTACATGCCACACACGGCCTAGAGACAACTGTTGCTGAATTGGAGGCCTTAAATCCGAAAGTGCGAAAGAGAGTTCGCCAGCGATTCATGCAGCTTTATGAGGAATCCCCTCTTTATCTCGTCCTTGACGGCGGAAATTTGGTCGTTGCTCATGCCGGCATCAAAAAAGAGCTCATTGGATTGAATAATAAGAAAGTTCGAACTTTTGTTCTTTATGGAGATATTACAGGCAAAGCCCTGCCGGATGGCCGTCCGGAACGGCTTGATTGGGCCCTTTGGCATAAAGGAGATCCATTGATTGTGTATGGTCACACTCCCGTTTTGGAGCCTAGAATCAAGAACAATACGTATAATATTGATACAGGAGCTGTATTTGGGGGTAAACTAACCGGTTTTCGCTATCCCAAAAAGGTCTTTTTTCAGGTGGACTCTTCAATGCCCTTCGTTCCTGAAAAGTTCCATACATACAGTGAGTGAAACAAGGGATGAATGGCTTACACCATTCATCCCTTTCTTGTTCAGTTAACCAACTTCTGCATATCAGCTGACAGTGGACTCTCAAACCGCATATGCTTACCCGTAATCGGATGATGGAAGTTCAAAAATCCGCAATGAAGTGCCTGCCTTGCAATCAAAGCCCTCGAACCGCCATATAAATCATCCCCAAGCAGCGGATGACCTAGGTCTGACATATGAACCCTTATTTGATGGGTGCGTCCTGTCATAAGCTTCAAGCGCACAAATGAATAAGAGGGGAATTGCTTGATTGTTTTGTAGAAGGTTAAAGCTGACTGGCCATCAGATCGTACTTCCCGTTTAATGATGCTATCTCCCATCCTGCCAATCGGTCTATCAACACTCCCTTCAAGAGGAGCGATATGCCCTTCGACCAATGCGAGATATTCCCTGCTGACACTCTTCTCTCGCTGTGAAAGGCTGAACAAATGATGGATATGCCTATGCTTGGCTATCAGCACTAACCCCGATGTATCTCGGTCTAGCCTTGTTACAATATGAACCGCCGCTTGATGGCCAATTTCCTCGTAATAATGAACGATCGCATTAGCGAGGCTTTTGGTTGGATGCTCCCTTGAAGGGATTGTACTCATCCCGGCAGGCTTCTCAATGACCATCACATAATCATCCTCATAGCGAATGTTTAACGGTATAGGATCTCCTTTCATTTTTTCACTGCCTGCTTCAGGCGGATATTGAACCACAATCTCATCGTCCTGCTGAATCTTGTAACGCACGTTTTCAACGCGCCCATTGACTATAATCTTTCCGCCTCTAAATTTAATATCAGTCAGGGCTGCCTTGGAAATCCTTTTACGCGCAAAAAAGTCGCGCAGGAGGATTCCCTTCTCTTCTTCTGTTGCGTTGAAACGTAATGTAAACGGCTTTGCCATTGAACTCATCCTTTTCTTAATCTAACTATAAAAAAAGGGCCGAAATCCTTTCGGTCCCTAAAAAATTTCCGCCTTTCAATCTGTCACAAAGGAATCTCGAACCCTTCTCCAAAACGGGAATGGCCTAAAGCGTGCAAATCGAATGCGCTCATCCGCCACACGGAATTGAATGGATTTTACGTCCTTATGCAGAAGGCTTAAATGGTCAATTGTCATTTGGAAGTCATCACTTGTCACGGGCTTGAGCATGCATGTATGATGTCCCGGCAAAATGAGCGGCGACCCAATTGTACGGAACACCCGATTATTGATTGATGCCATTTCAGTCAATTGAATCGCCGGGATGGAGGGATGGAGGATAGCTCCGCCCAACGCTTTATTATAAGCCGTGCTTCCCGAAGGTGTGGATACACAAAGCCCATCTCCTCTAAACCGCTCAAAGGATTCTCCCCTGATTTCCACGTCCATGACAAGACTGCTGCCAACGCTCTTCACAGTCGATTCATTCAAAGCCAAATATTTTGACTCCCTGCCTCCATGACTATAGCGAACCGTGACTTCGAGGAGCGGATATTCAACCGTCTGATATGGTGTCTTCGCAATCGCGGTCGCAAGCTTTTCAATCTCTTCTGGTATCCAGTCCGCATAAAAGCCAAGATGCCCAGTATGAACACCGACAAAGGCAGTACGGTCAAGGCGAGAACTATATCGATGGAAAGCATACAATAATGTTCCATCTCCGCCTACCGAAATGACAATATCCGGCTGATCTTCATTATAGATAACCCCTAGGCTATCAAGCTGATCTTTTATCTGTTGCATTAATTCATTTGATTTATTATCACCTTTTGACGTGACCGCATACTTCATATTCATCCCCACCCGTTAAGTGTTTTTCCCCCTCTTTTTCACGACATAAGCTTGGGCTTCCTGAATTTCAAGCTTAATCCGGGTCATTTCCTCATCCATATGAAAAGCAGCTTCTGCAAGACTTTCAAGGCGCTTTTTCAATACTTCTGGGAATTGTCCGTTATATTTATAATTCAGCGAATGCTCAATCGTCGCCCAGAAATTCATGGCAAGTGTACGGATTTGAATCTCCGCCATGATTTTCTTTTCTCCATGAATCGTTTGCACCGGATATTCTATAACCACGTGATAGGAGCGATACCCGCTTGCCTTCTTATTGGTGATATAATCCCGTTCTTCAAGAATCGTAAAATCGGTGCGCTGGCGAAGAAGATGAACAACCTGCTTAATATCATCTACGAACTGGCACATGATGCGCAATCCCGCAATATCTTGGATTTCTGTCTCCAATTTATCTTCGGGCACCTTTTTGTGAAATGCTTTATCTAGAATACTTGCTACCGGCTTCACCCGTCCAGTCACAAACTCAATTGGAGAGTGCTCGTTTTCCAAATCGCATTGTGACCGTATACCCCTAAGCTTAATTTTTAATTCATCAACAGCCTGCTTATATGGGGCCAAAAATTCATCCCAATTTCTACTCATGGATTCCACCACCTGAATTACTTTTCATAAAATCTGCCTTAGCGGGCCAGATATGGTACTATCAATATCCGTTCTATTTTTTATTTGTTTTGTTTTTACATTTATGTGCTTTATGAACATTATGTATTTAATATGTTTCGAACTGTGATAACCATTCCTGCTTACCCTCTCTATTTTATCACAAGAAGATAGCTCATTTCTAAGATTGATGTAAACTTCCCAAAAAGTCATAATAAGTAATGAGTATTAATGACATCTGGAGGAATGGAATATGACAGAGCAAATTGAGATTGAATTTAAGAATTTATTAACCGCAACGGAATTCGAACACTTACTCGCAAACTTTCATATAAGCAGGGATCAATTCATTACTCAAAAGAATCATTATTTCGATACACCGGAATTTTTGCTGAAGGACCGGGCATGCGCCCTGCGTATCCGTGAAAAAGACGGACGGTATGAAATGACTCTAAAACAGCCGCTCCCGACAGGACAAGGGCTGTTGGAAACCAATATTGAGCTCGGATCAGAGGAAGCACAAGCTATCCTCAATGGCAGCCCTCTCCCAAAAAGCGAAATTCATAATAAAATTTGTTTGTTGGGAATTGAAGCTAATCATTTATCCTGCTTCGGTACATTGACGACAGCAAGAGCAGAGATTCCATATGAAGGCGGTCTGCTCGTCTTTGACAAGAGTACCTATTTCAGCATCACAGATTATGAGCTCGAATATGAAACATCTCATTATGAGGATGGAAAAAGAATCTTTGATAATTTGCTCAAAAAGGCAAACATTCCACCGCGTAAAACCGATAATAAGGTCAAACGCTTTTTCACCGAGATGCAAAGAGTGAAAAAATAGAGGAGTGATTCACATGAAGGTAAGTCACCTGCCTATCGCGCTGCAAATCCAAACCTTGCAATCCCTATCGACTCTTGGGGACCAAGCAGGCAACACACAGACAGATTCGACATCACTGTTCCAAGCCATGCTCGGTGATGCCCTTTCTGCTTCTGCGCTCCGCACATCCGGTATCGGCACACCTGCACTTGGACTCGGGACAATGGCTTCCTTGTTTAGTTCAGGAATCCAAATGGGTGAATCAACAGGCGAATTGCCTTTTAACATACCTAATGAACCACCAAAGGGCACAAAATTTGATAATAGCATTCGTGAAGCTGCTGCTGCCTATGATGTACCGGAAAAGTTAATAAGAGCAGTTATCAAGCAGGAAAGCGGCTTTGACCCTAACGCCGTCAGCATGGCTGGTGCTTCCGGCCTCATGCAGCTCATGCCAGCTACAGCCTCCTGGCTCGGTGTAGATGATGTGTTCGACCCTCATGAAAATATTATGGGCGGAACGAAATATTTGCGAAATATGCTCACTAAATATGACGGAGATGTCACACTCGCTCTTGCCGCTTATAACGCAGGCCCGGGGAATGTAGATAAATACGGCGGTATTCCGCCATTTGAGGAGACAAACAACTACGTCAGCAAAGTCCTTGATCAATATTATGCTTAAAGAAGGGTGAGCCTAATAAGCTCATCTTTTTTGTTATTTCCCTTCGTATGAAAAGCAGGATATTGGAAAATTCAGGTCCCCCTTGCTAAAATTATGGTTATATTTAAAACAATTATAAATAGAGGAGAATGATGTATGGCTGATGTAAATCTGACACCATACGAGGCATTGGGAGAAGCAAAATTACATGAATTAGTGAATGAATTTTATGGTAATGTGGGATCCCATCCGCTTCTTGCTCCCATTTTTCCTGAAGACCTGAGTGAAACAGCACGAAAACAGAAGCAGTTTCTCACCCAGTTTCTTGGAGGACCGTCCATCTACACAGACGAGCATGGACACCCAATGTTACGTGCTAGGCATATGTCGTTTGAGATAACCCCAAAACGGGCAGAAGCCTGGCTGGAATGTATGGAAGAAGCTATGGACACAGTAAAAATTGAAGATCCAATAAGAGAGTATATATTTGGGCGGTTGACCATGACTGCCCAGCATATGATTAATACAAAAGAATCCTTTGGAAGTGGTGATCCTTATGACAAATCATAAGACCTCCTCGTCCAGCTGGTACGATTGGTCAACGGTGCACCATTTCTTCAAGCCTCTTGAAAAGCCTTTGGAAATCTATGTATTCATCGATCCTACCTGTTCTTCCTGCTTTATGCTCGACCGCATTCTCAAGCGGTTAAAACTGGAATACGGCCATTATTTTGCACTCAAGCATGTCTTTAGCAAGCAACAACGCAAATCTCGCTCAACTGAGCAATCACGAAATCTACAATCCGGCATCTCCTGTGAAAAGCTATGGATTGAAGAGGAATTCGCCGGTCACGTTCCATCTATCGCCATTAAAGCAGCTGAGCTTCAAGGAAAAAAGGCAGGTTACCGTTATTTCAAGAAAATACAAGAATCACTCTTTATGAACCAGGAATCCGTAGATTCACTCGACACCTTACTAATTTGTGCTGAGAAGGCAGACATTGACTATGAGGAATTTATTCGTGATCTACAATCAGAGGCGGCCATAAAAGCATTGGAATGTGATTTAAGGATTACGGAGGAAATGGATGTCCAGGAGCTCCCTACTCTTGTCTTCTTCAATCAAAAGATGGAGGAAGAAGGCATCAAGGTTGCCGGGTCTTATCCATATGAGATTTATGTGCAGATTTTAGAGGAGATTCTTGGATTCCAGCCTAAAGCAAACCCTCTGCCAAGCTTGGAAGAGTGCGCTAGGGAATTTCAGGTCATTACGACATCTGAGATAAGCTATATTTATCAAATCGAATCTCATGAGGTCGAGCATGAAATGAAGAAATTAATGCTAAAGCGTGCTGTCGAGCATATTCCATTGCGTTCAGAAACATTCTGGAGATACATGTAAAAAAAAATAGCCCTTTTACTCGTATATAATAATAAAAAACCTGAATAAATAAGAAGAAGACTCTGTAATCGGACAGAGTCTTCTTCTTCATACGAACAAAGGGGATGGGAGAAATTTTTCACGGTCAAACAAAGGGGTAAATGTTTGCTAGTGATCAACTTCACAATACTAATATAACAAAAACTTTTTTAGCTGACAAGAGTTTTGTTCATATATTCACAAAAAAATTATTTCTTTTCATAATTTTATATACATGTCATACGATAAAAGTAGAAGTACTACTAATAATATCCAAAAAGGGATGTCATCCGCATGAAAAAAGTCACTGTCACCAGTCTGCTTTGCCTGATTTTCGTATCGTTCTTTCTGCAATTGCTCGGGATTATGCATGTCATCCCGTTATATGTATCCTCCCCCATTCTCTTCCTGTCTTTCCTTGTTTTCATCTATGGACTTCGTTATAAAAAGCGCTTCAAAGGATTTTGAAACATTAAAGCGGCGGGGAAAATTCCCTGCCGCTTTTTTTGCTTATATATCCAAGAGCTGCTCCAACTCCGTTAATTTTTCCTCAAATACCTTGCATGCTGCCTTGATAGGCTCAGGAGATGTCATATCTACACCAGCCTTTTTGAGCACTTCAATTGGGAAGTCACTAGATCCTGCCTCAAGGAAGCCTAGATAGCGCTCTACAGCCGGCTGCCCTTCTTCAAGGATTTGACTGCTCAAGGCTGCGGCGGCACTGAAGCCTGTCGCATATTGATAAACATAGTAATTGTAGTAGAAGTGGGGAATCCTCGACCACTCAAGGCCAATTTCCTCATCAATAACGATATCCTCGCCAAAATACTTTTTATTGAGATCATAATAGGTTTGCGTCAAGCTTTCCGCAGTCAATGCGACACCATCCTGAGCCATCTTATGAATCAAGTGCTCAAATTCGGCAAACATCGTTTGACGGAAAACTGTTCCCCTAAACCCTTCAAGATAATGATTCAATAAGTAGATTCTCTTCTGCTCATCATCAATTTCCTTCAGTAAATAATCATTCAGCAGGGCTTCATTCGTTGTTGATGCTACCTCAGCGACAAAAATAGAATAATCTCCATATTGGTACGGCTGATTTTTCCTTGTGTAATAGCTGTGCACAGAATGACCAAACTCATGCGCAAGCGTAAATAGATTGTTCACATTATCCTGCCAGTTCATCAAGATATATGGGTTTGTGCCATAAGCCCCTGAAGAATAAGCCCCGCTCCGCTTGCCGCGGTTTTCGTGTACATCGACCCAGCGATTTTCAAAGCCTTCCTTCAAAACGGACACATAATCTTCTCCCAACGGAGCCAGACCATTTAGAACATAATTCTTCGCATCTTCATATGGAATCTCCATTTTGACGTCCTTAACGAGCGGTGTATACAAATCATACATATGCAGTTCCTCTACACCTAATATTTTCTTTCTAAGACGAACATATCGGTGCAATAAGTCAAGATTATCATGAATAGCACCAACTAAGTTCTCATAGACACTTTCCGGAATATTATTAGCGGATAGAGCTGCCTCCCGAGCGTTGGAATAATTGCGCACCTTTGCATAGAAATTATCCTTTTTAACCGTACCCGCAAGCGTACTGGCAAATGTATTCTTATATTGACCGTACGTCTTATACATAGCTTCAAATGCCTCTTTACGTACACGACGGTCAGCACTCTCAAGGAATCTTGTGTATCTTCCATGTGTCAGCTCGACTTCCTTCCCATTTTCGTCCTTTATGGAAGGAAAACGGAGGTCGGCATTATTCAGCATGCCGAATGTATTGGATGAAGCGCTTAATACCTCTGACGCTTGTGCCAATAGAGCTTCTTGCTCTGCGGATAATACATGCGGCCTTTGCAAATTAATTTCTTTTAGCACATGCTCATATAGCTTTAGTTCTTCTTTCTCGTCCATAAAGCGATTAATTGTTTCTTCATCAATGGAGAGAATCTCAGGCACAATATAAGAAAAAACGCTTGAAGCTTGTGAATACAGGTTTTTAGCCCGGTCATCCATGCCTTGATAGAAGGTGTTTCCTGTATCTTGGTCATATCTCATATGAGAATACGTATATAGGCGTCCAAGCCTTTCTGTTATTCCGTCTTGAAATTGCAAAGCATCCCATAATACATCCGCGCTCTCACCTAATTTGCCTTTGTATTGTTCACCTTTAGGAAGTGAGTCCTGGATATCCTTAAATTCATTCTCCCAAGCTTGATCTGTTGCAAAGATGTCTTCAAGTCTCCAGGTGTCTTCTACTGCGATATCTTTGCGTTCTGGCAATTGGTTTACGTCTGTTGCCATTTCATTCCCTCCAATCAATTACGTCCCTTATCTAGTTTCGCCATAAAGCATCGTTTTCCTCTTTAAAAAAATCCACAAGCAGATGATTAAGCTCTTCCTGCCGTATCGTTTTTATTGGAAACCCTTCCTTTATTATATAGCTATTTTCACCGTTTTTAATTAAATATTCCGCTTTTTCAAGAAATCTCATAAACTCTTCGACAGGAGTGAACAAAGAAATAGAGTCGGATGGCAAATCTCTGATGAGGATTTCCCTTTTACGTAGTCTATCCATAAAACGTTTACGGATTCCATCCGCTCTGATTTCCCCTTCCTTCACCTGACAATCTAATAAGTCCAGGATGACATACCCTTGCCAGTGATGAGAAGGAATACCAAATAGAACAGAGCTTCTAAGAGGGATACCGATCATTCTCGGCAGATTACTTTGGATGCCTAGAGAGTAGAAGCTACGAAGAAGCGGATTAGTGATTCCTTGATACCTCCACTCATTTCTTATCAGACTCTCCCGTTTTCTCATCCATTCAGGGATAAATAAGATTGTTCTAGCCTGCTGGTCTAAAATTTGCGGCAAAGATTTGCCTGTGAAAGTAACGCTCTCCGCTTGACCAAAAAATAATTCTTTTGTAATGGGAATAAGATTAGTGAGCATGATTAAAGTATTGGGGGTATGACAATCAAAGAATAAGAGGTAAGGAAAACCTGAAGGGGATATACGGATAGCTGATTGGAGAGAAGACGTTAAGGACCATAGGAGGTTCCCTTTTTTCTTTAGAAAGTTTGAATGGAATATCCAAATCGGCTCTACTTCAATCTTCCTATAGCCTAAGGTTCTTTCGGTGAGGCGCTTGGCTGATAGAGGGGAGCATTGATATTCAATTGCGAAGACCCTTCCCTCTGCATTTGCCTCAATATCTGCCCTTTGACAGATGGAATCATAATATCTCTCTAACACTGCTCTTTCTGCCCATTGAGAGGCCCATTCATGCAATAGGTTTTTCCCTTCCAAATGGATAAAGGATTCTGCTTCTTCCATACCTGGACAATTCTCTTCCCTTTGATGGGCAAAATGGGGGATCCGTTTCCTTCCGGCCTTGTATAGCACCCTTTTTCGGCAAATCGGGCAGCTAAACTCGTCTCCTTTACGATCAGCCACACGGGTGGAATGGATAAGCTCGCCCTCTTGATTGGCTGCAACTAACATGCGACACAGCTCCTTTCTAGATTTAAGGTCCTATCTTTAATTCTAGAATGGAGCCGATATTCCTTCTCCCTCTCCATTAAAGAAAAGGTGAGAGCAATCTTGATAAGGACTCAAATAACCGCATAAACAAGGTCCGTTTCTGAAAAGTTTCGATATGAAGCTCATTTGAGACAAGCAAATCTTGCAGATAATCCTGGGCTAACTTCTTTACACTGCCGGTACGGTATAAGAATACATTCACTTCAAAATTTAAATGAAAGCTGCGCATATCCATATTGGATGTGCCAATGGAGGCAAGCTTCCCATCTACAATCATGATTTTTGAATGCATAAATCCTTCTCTGTATTCGTAAATTTTCACCCCAGCCTCGAGCAATTCCGGATAATAGGACCTTGAAGCATGGAATACTATTCGGTTGTCAGGATTGCTTGGTACAAGCAAACGAACATCAATCCCGCTTAAAGCAGCAACCCTTAGCGCAGAGAAAACATCTTCATCAGGAATGAAATATGGGGAGGCTATCCATACCGACTCCTTTGCCGACGTAATCATGGAAAAATAGATATTTTTTATGACGCTCCATTCATTATCAGGTCCCCCTGCAAGCACTTGGACTCCGCCATGAACTTCATTTGGTGTCTCCTTCATCATTAAGTAATCATCCGTCAAGAAGCTATGATTGGTCATATAATACCAATCCTGAATAAAAATTAATTGTAAGTCTCTGACTCCTTCTCCCTTTAACCGTAAATGAGTATCCCTCCAAAAGCCGATGGATTCATCCTTCCCTAAATATTCATTCCCAATATTTAAGCCTCCGACAAATCCGACATATCCATCGACCACAATGATTTTTCGATGGTTTCGGAAATTAAATTTATTATTAAGGAAGGGAATCTTGACTGGTCCAAATGAAACAGCCTCAATGCCCCACGCCCTCATTTCTCCGATGAATTTAGACGGAAGCCTCCAAGATCCTACATCATCATATAAGAATCTGATTTTTACGCCCTGCTTTGCTTTCTCAATTAGAATATCTTTAATCTCATTCCCTAATTCGTCGCCTCGCACAATATAGTATTCCATATGAATATGATTCTCTGCTGAGCGCAAGGCTTCCTTAATCGCACTAAAGGTTTCCTTGCCATTGGTTAAGACTTCTGTTTCCGTTGAGTGCGAGATATTAGTGTTCCCCAGTTTTTCAGCGAGCCCCAATAGCTTACTGTATTCATCATCCTCGCTCGAACGATGGTACCTGCCCTCCTCCTGAATTTTGCTCCCTAAATATACTTTTTTATCAAGAAAAAATTTCTTCTTGAACATCCTTTCCTTCCTGTAATTCCGGCCGAACAATAAATAAAATATAAATCCGATTACCGGGAATGCTCCCAGCACTACGAGCCACGCGACAGTTTGTGTGGGGTGACGGTTTTCCATAAAAATAATGACACCAATAAAAACCACCGATAAGGTTAAGCCAATACTAATATACTGGACAATGTCACTTTGAATATTTTCCCTATATAAATAGGTCAAAATAAAGATTGTAAATAAAAACAAAAAGATATTTACTGTGTATTTCATGCATTTCACCCAAATCCCAAAATGTTATAAGACCTTCCTCTATACCCATTTTTCGGATTTTTGACCCCTTTTTGCTTTTAAAGAATAATAAAAAGCTAGCCCCTTATAAGGAACTAGCTAATAAAATTTACGCGAAATATTGATTAACTGTATTAAAAACATCATCTGGTATGATGACAGAACCATATTCCTCGATTCGATGAATCGTTACCCTTGATTCATCTGAATATTCTAGAAGGATGGATAGGATATTGTCTATTTTATCTTCTTCAAATTCCCCTTCTGGGAATTCAACATAAAGATAGTATTTATTCTCAAAGGAGTATAGCTTCGTGATAACTCCATTGACTCCGTTTGTTTTGCTGAGTGCCACTATATCCTCAAAGTCTTGGAACACAAGCACAAATTGAAGCGCCTCGTCTTCCACAGCTTGTTCATCCATTGATTGCTCCGATTGAAAATGTTCATTCAGCATTGATTCAATCTTCAAATCAACTGAGTTGGCAGAATCATCAATCGGTAAGTCGAACTTTTGGCCGTCCTTGGAGAGTTGAGCACGCGTAACCAACACTTCTAATCCTTTTTCAAGTGCTTGGATTTGAATCCAAAGTGGTCCTTCTACTGTAAAATCCTCTTCCTCATGCACTTCATCCATCATTTCCCAGAATAGTTCTTCACTGCGGTCTCTGTTATACCAGATTTCTTCACGATCAAAACCGCGCTTCTCTATGTCTCCGTATGAAATATAGAATTTCACAGTGTTTTCATTAATACGCTCGATTTCCATGATTCACTCTCTCCCTTCTGGTTTGAGGTCAATTGAAGGGATTACCCCCAAACTAGGTTGTTATATCTTTTCCCTGTTTTAAAAAATGTTAATCATGGATGAACCTTTCGTCAAGTGTGATCCTAGTTATATTTTATGATAAATATATGGCAGAGGGAAACAAAATAACCTATATTTATGAAAATAAACAAAACGCCCATTTAAATCAAAAAGGAAAAACCCCTTGCGGTATACAAGGGGGATAAATATATTGTTGTTAATTCACTAGGCGTTGAGCTTCGCGAAGTTGAAAGGTCCTTACCTTACGTGGAAGGAAGCGTCTAATCTCATCTTCATTATAGCCTACCTGCAGTCTCTTTTCATCAATGATGATTGGTCTTCTCAGTAAGCCAGGATTTTGCTGAATGATAGTGAACAGTTCTTGCAATGGTAAATTATCTAGGTTTACATTCAATTTTTGAAATGTTTTTGAACGAGTCGAAATAATTTCATCAGTGCCATCCTCGGTCATGCGTAAGATTTCTTTGATTTCTTCTAGACTCAAAGTCTCTGAAAATATATTTCGTTCTTTATATGGAATATCATGTTCTT harbors:
- the mecA gene encoding adaptor protein MecA — protein: MEIERINENTVKFYISYGDIEKRGFDREEIWYNRDRSEELFWEMMDEVHEEEDFTVEGPLWIQIQALEKGLEVLVTRAQLSKDGQKFDLPIDDSANSVDLKIESMLNEHFQSEQSMDEQAVEDEALQFVLVFQDFEDIVALSKTNGVNGVITKLYSFENKYYLYVEFPEGEFEEDKIDNILSILLEYSDESRVTIHRIEEYGSVIIPDDVFNTVNQYFA
- the spxA gene encoding transcriptional regulator SpxA; this encodes MVTLYTSPSCTSCRKAKAWLEEHDIPYKERNIFSETLSLEEIKEILRMTEDGTDEIISTRSKTFQKLNVNLDNLPLQELFTIIQQNPGLLRRPIIIDEKRLQVGYNEDEIRRFLPRKVRTFQLREAQRLVN